One window from the genome of Drosophila albomicans strain 15112-1751.03 chromosome 2L, ASM965048v2, whole genome shotgun sequence encodes:
- the LOC117564837 gene encoding alpha-tocopherol transfer protein-like, with protein MGKAECISYDDNQLPYIDLGSAVIRMDKEQAPEWALKKAQDELREVEGIKEQAIKELRELIQNEKQLNLPLDDEYMMMFLRPCHYYPDSALKRLKNFYNMKLKYGQACENIVPDKLRNVFEADILNLLPSRDQHGRRLLVLEAGKKWKPSKVPLVDLFRGIQLTVLGSMVEPYSQICGAVVIIDMEGLPLSHITQFTPSFAAMLLDYIQECICMRLKGVHIVNNSYIFNMLFAIFKPFIREKLRKRIFFHGKDWKSLTSHIDASALPPKYGGTATWELPPGKLLGEFFECYLKDYQQADSYGYPAGYKMKK; from the exons ATGGGCAAAGCGGAGTGTATTAGCTACGATGACAATCAATTGCCGTACATCGATCTCGGCTCAGCGGTGATCCGCATGGACAAAGAGCAGGCGCCAGAGTGGGCACTGAAGAAGGCACAAGATGAGCTACGCGAAGTCGAAGGCATCAAGGAGCAGGCCATCAAGGAGCTGCGCGAACTCATACAGAATGAGAAGCAATTGAACTTGCCACTCGACGACGAGTACATGATGATGTTCCTGCGTCCTTGCCATTACTATCCAGACAGTGCGCTGAAGCGA CTAAAGAACTTTTACAACATGAAGCTAAAGTACGGACAGGCTTGTGAAAATATTGTGCCCGATAAGTTGCGCAACGTGTTCGAGGCCGACATACTTAACCTCTTGCCTAGCAGGGATCAACATGGACGTCGATTGCTTGTGCTCGAGGCAGGCA AGAAATGGAAGCCATCGAAGGTTCCGCTGGTGGACCTATTCAGGGGCATTCAACTTACCGTGCTGGGCTCCATGGTGGAACCGTACTCACAGATCTGTGGTGCAGTTGTCATAATTGATATGGAAG GTCTGCCTTTGAGCCACATTACACAGTTTACACCATCGTTTGCTGCCATGCTGCTCGACTACATACAGGAATGCATCTGTATGCGTCTGAAGGGTGTTCACATTGTGAATAACTCGTACATTTTCAACATGCTATTCGCCATATTCAAGCCTTTCATTCGCGAGAAGCTGCGCAAGCGA ATCTTCTTCCATGGCAAGGACTGGAAATCCTTGACCTCACACATTGATGCAAGTGCCCTGCCACCCAAATACGGAGGCACTGCCACTTGGGAGCTGCCACCTGGCAAGCTGCTTGGCGAATTCTTCGAATGCTACTTGAAGGATTACCAAC AGGCCGATAGTTATGGTTATCCCGCGGGCTACAAGATGAAGAAGTAA
- the LOC117565025 gene encoding protein peste produces MPTQNSALWRRRSNRGLFIGIFGFCLGLFGIICGMFWEDLFNWIKHKEMALAPDTQVYENWKTPPIELHLDIYMYNWTNPEDFGDLSTKPILQQLGPYRFIDKPDKVNITWHPANNSVTYRRRSFYYFDAEGSVGSLDDQVTTLNAVTLSAAATAKHWNPVKRKIVDTGLKIYNREISVTKTVDEMLFTGYNDVMIDAAMALPIFGDEVKVPFDKFGWFYTRNGSADLTGVFNVFTGVDELSKLGQMHSWNYQTHTGFFDSYCGLTNGSAGEFQPPQLHPGGSVGLFTPDMCRTLRLDYEEMVEIEGLQGYKFTGGPRSVDNGTLYPENLCFCGGECVPSGVMNVTACRFDSPVFMSYPHFYNADPYYLDQVEGLEPKREDHEFYMVLEPRTGIPLEVAARFQVNMLVEPIDGIDLYTDVPRIFFPLIWFEQKVRLTPELADQLKLLPLVLLAGQIFAGLCLAIGIVLLCWAPVQHLLSSCRTRQYDVKMQHKSNGQYKSRSQFSSAEELKSKASTLLCEESAGKSLLEQNSKPATLIPKSQTGESVVTATTPLSETPESQKD; encoded by the exons ATGCCCACACAGAATAGCGCCCTCTGGCGGCGACGAAGTAATCGCGGCTTATTCATTGGCATCTTTGGCTTTTGCCTTGGACTCTTTGGCATCATCTGCGGCATGTTCTGGGAGGATTTATTCAATTGGATCAAGCATAAG GAAATGGCACTGGCACCCGACACACAAGTTTACGAGAACTGGAAGACGCCACCAATTGAGCTGCACTTGGACATTTACATGTACAACTGGACCAATCCCGAAGACTTTGGCGATTTGAGCACCAAACCAATACTGCAACAACTGGGACCTTATCGCTTCATTGATAAACCCGACAAGGTCAACATCACCTGGCATCCAGCGAACAATTCGGTCACATATCGTCGTCGCAGCTTCTACTACTTTGATGCTGAGGGAAGCGTTGGCAGCTTGGACGACCAGGTGACCACACTCAATGCAGTTACACTG tcagcggcagcaacagccaagCATTGGAATCCCGTCAAACGCAAAATCGTCGATACGGGTCTCAAGATCTACAATCGCGAGATCTCGGTGACCAAAACAGTGGATGAAATGCTCTTCACGGGCTACAACGATGTCATGATCGATGCAGCCATGGCGTTGCCCATTTTTGGCGATGAAGTCAAGGTGCCCTTCGACAAGTTCGGTTGGTTCTACACGCGCAATGGAAGCGCAGATCTAACGGGTGTTTTCAATGTGTTCACGGGCGTGGATGAGCTGTCCAAGTTAGGCCAGATGCACAGTTGGAACTATCAGACGCACACGGGCTTCTTTGACTCGTACTGCGGACTAACGAATGGCTCCGCTGGCGAGTTTCAGCCGCCACAGCTGCATCCAGGGGGCAGCGTTGGTCTTTTTACCCCCGACATGTGTCGCACTCTGCGTTTGGACTACGAGGAGATGGTGGAGATTGAGGGATTGCAGGGCTATAAATTCACAGGCGGCCCACGCTCTGTGGATAATG GCACGCTCTACCCGGAGAATCTGTGCTTCTGTGGCGGCGAATGTGTTCCCTCGGGAGTCATGAATGTCACCGCCTGTCGCTTCGATTCCCCCGTCTTCATGTCCTATCCGCACTTCTATAACGCCGATCCTTACTATCTTGATCAGGTGGAGGGCTTGGAGCCCAAGCGAGAGGATCACGAATTCTATATGGTCTTGGAGCCACGCACTGGCATTCCTCTGGAGGTCGCTGCTCGCTTTCAGGTCAACATGCTGGTGGAGCCAATCGATGGCATTGATTTGTACACGGATGTGCCACGCATCTTCTTTCCCCTGATCTGGTTTGAGCAGAAGGTGCGCCTCACACCAGAGCTGGCCGATCAGCTGAAGTTGCTGCCCCTGGTACTGTTGGCTGGCCAAATCTTTGCCGGTCTCTGTCTGGCCATTGGCATTGTGTTGCTCTGCTGGGCGCCAGTGCAGCATCTGCTCAGCTCTTGCCGCACTCGACAGTACGATGTGAAGATGCAGCACAAGAGTAACGGGCAGTACAAGAGTCGTTCGCAGTTCTCCAGCGCGGAGGAGCTCAAGTCGAAGGCCTCCACGTTGCTATGCGAGGAGAGTGCAGGCAAATCCTTGCTGGAACAGAATTCCAAGCCTGCCACATTGATACCAAAGTCGCAGACTGGCGAGAGTGTTGTCACAGCCACGACACCACTTAGCGAGACGCCAGAGAGCCAAAAAGATTAA